In Candidatus Zixiibacteriota bacterium, the genomic window GTAAACAAAACCGATGGTGGAACAGAAAAACTCGAAGCTGATTTAATCCTTATCTGCACCGGCTCAGTTCCGATCGAGCTTAAAATTCCAGGTGCGGATCTGGATGGCGTAGTTGACAGCACTGGAGCTTTATGCTTTGAGGAAATACCCAAGAGTCTCCTGATTGTGGGAGGAGGATATATCGGATGCGAGTTTGCATCTATCTTTCATTCCTTCGGCATTGAGGTAATCATCGTGGAGATGCTCCCCCAGATACTTCCCGGAGAAGACGAGGAGATAGCCTCTGTACTTAGAAGAAAATGGGAAAAAGAAGGGATTAAAATCTATACAGATTCTAAGGTTAGCGGAATCTATTCTAAAGACAACCAGCTAAAGAAAGTGAAAATTTCCACTCCTAAAGGAGAACTTGAAATAGAGTCCGAAAAGGTTTTGATCTCTGTGGGGAGAAAGGCATATACTGAGGGATTAAATTTGAGCGGGATTGGAGTAGACCAGGAAAAGGGTAATATCAAGGTGGATGAGTTTTTGAAAACAAATATAGAAGATATCTATTCTGCCGGCGATTGTATAGGCAACTATCTTTTAGCCCATGTAGCCTCAATGGAGGCAGAAGTAGCAGTCGAGAACGCCTTGGGAGGAACCGTTTCGATGGATTATACAGTCGTTCCCAGGTGCATATTTACCTATCCGGAAATCGGCGG contains:
- the lpdA gene encoding dihydrolipoyl dehydrogenase — protein: MSERKRLAIIGGGPAGYVGALRAVQLGAEVTLIEKKEVGGVCLNVGCIPTKTLTSIAHLFTLLKRTANWGIEAGSPNLNWTQVMRRKEQVVRRLVNGVKFLLKESKVTQLSGTASFLDEKTLLVNKTDGGTEKLEADLILICTGSVPIELKIPGADLDGVVDSTGALCFEEIPKSLLIVGGGYIGCEFASIFHSFGIEVIIVEMLPQILPGEDEEIASVLRRKWEKEGIKIYTDSKVSGIYSKDNQLKKVKISTPKGELEIESEKVLISVGRKAYTEGLNLSGIGVDQEKGNIKVDEFLKTNIEDIYSAGDCIGNYLLAHVASMEAEVAVENALGGTVSMDYTVVPRCIFTYPEIGGVGLTEKEALARGHKIKIGRFPFIANGRALAEDETEGMVKIIAEEKSDKILGCIILGNRGTDLIAELALGMKKGMKLRDLIETIHAHPTLSEGVRESALKAEGRPLHIL